The Thamnophis elegans isolate rThaEle1 chromosome Z, rThaEle1.pri, whole genome shotgun sequence genome contains a region encoding:
- the LOC116521127 gene encoding transcription factor CP2-like protein 1 yields MLFWHSQPDHYWPDHTQHPAGGYCREPLSLPFLKQEEPNISTSAEQHCPSFQYILCAVTSPAVKQHEETLTYLNQGQSYEIRMLCNPKIGEFAEGRKLLKSVIRVVFHDRRLQYTEHQQLEGWRWNRPGDRILDIDIPMSVGILEPHMPSTLLNTVEFLWDPTKRTSVFLQVHCISTEFTLRKNGGEKGVPFRIQADTFKPNEKGEHMEHLHSASCLIKVFKPKGADRKQKTDREKIEKQSLQEREKYQPSYDSTVLTECSPWPEVSSNLNSPPSTPGLVSPHPFKLQTPERVCSSPSYALDSSSEGMAETLNPSASILETQQWLLKNRFSNYSRAFASYTGTDLLKLSRNDLVQICGMADGIRLSNALKARTVRPRLILYVSKELEASGNNAPPNPASVIYQELYLEELTATELTNKLAELLSVPANQVQQVSKQGPTGIHILVNDQMVRNLPDESCFIAAVTKVQNAEGYHLVLK; encoded by the exons ATGCTTTTTTGGCATAGTCAACCTGATCATTACTGGCCAG ATCATACTCAACATCCAGCAGGAG GCTATTGTAGAGAGCCACTGTCACTGCCATTCCTAAAGCAGGAGGAACCAAACATCTCAACATCAGCTGAGCAGCATTGCCCATCTTTCCAGTATATTCTGTGTGCTGTTACCTCTCCAGCTGTCAAACAGCATGAGGAAACTCTCACTTATCTCAACCAAG GGCAATCATATGAAATCCGGATGCTGTGTAATCCCAAAATAGGTGAATTTGCTGAGGGGCGGAAGCTGCTGAAG AGTGTAATCAGAGTGGTCTTCCATGACCGAAGACTGCAATACACAGAACACCAGCAATTAGAGGGATGGAGATGGAACAGGCCAGGTGACCGCATCCTGGATATTG ATATCCCAATGTCTGTGGGCATTCTGGAGCCCCACATGCCCTCCACTTTGCTCAATACTGTGGAATTCCTGTGGGACCCAACTAAGCGCACTTCAGTCTTTCTGCAG GTCCACTGCATTAGTACCGAGTTCACACTTCGTAAAAATGGTGGGGAAAAAGGGGTCCCCTTTCGCATCCAAGCTGACACCTTCAAGCCGAATGAGAAGGGTGAGCACATGGAACACTTGCACTCTGCCAGCTGTCTCATCAAAGTCTTCAAG CCCAAAGGAGCAGACCGGAAACAGAAAACAGATAGGGAGAAGATTGAAAAACAGTCCCTCCAGGAGCGGGAGAAGTACCAGCCTTCATATGACAGCACAGTTTTGACAGAG TGTTCCCCTTGGCCTGAAGTTTCCAGCAATCTCAACAGTCCTCCATCAACTCCTGGCCTTGTCTCTCCACATCCTTTCAAGCTTCAAACCCCTGAAAG AGTCTGCTCCTCACCCAGTTATGCCTTGGACAGTTCATCAGAGGGCATGGCAGAG ACCCTGAATCCAAGTGCCTCCATTCTGGAAACTCAACAGTGGTTACTTAAAAACAGGTTCTCCAATTATTCCAGGGCTTTTGCCAGCTACACAG gaaCGGATTTGCTCAAACTGTCCCGCAATGATCTTGTACAGATCTGTGGAATGGCAGATGGGATTAGACTTTCAAATGCTCTAAAAGCAAG gACTGTGCGCCCTCGTCTCATTCTTTATGTGTCCAAGGAACTGGAAGCAAGTGGGAACAATGCTCCTCCAAACCCAGCATCTG TTATATACCAAGAGTTATATCTGGAGGAACTGACTGCCACGGAGCTGACTAATAAATTGGCAGAACTGCTtagcgtcccagccaatcaggtccAGCAAGTTTCCAAACAGGGGCCTACAGGAATTCACATCCTTGTCAATGATCAG ATGGTCAGAAATCTTCCAGATGAATCCTGCTTCATAGCAGCTGTAACAAAAG TACAGAATGCAGAAGGCTACCATTTAGTTCTAAAATAG